One genomic segment of Rhizorhabdus phycosphaerae includes these proteins:
- the mfd gene encoding transcription-repair coupling factor has product MTDFLRIVKATEPLTLSRAPAGFQPWLVADLARAVAGRNGRAVFVTSDDQAMQSLADAARYFAPELSVLTFPGWDCLPYDRASPTLRGTAERLATLHALQSKPKAPSLVVTTVQAATQRVLTPFRIRQLVARLAPGERIDLDRLTTLLQTNGYVRTDTVTDPGEFAVRGGIVDLFPSGEQHPLRLDFFGDEIESVRQFDTADQRTIGAIDGFTLLPAAEALLDEETIKRFRGRYRERFGANATGDPLYQAVSDGRRLAGMDHWLPLFEERLATLADHLSAEDLVLREAGTNKAAEARFEAIADYHANRVRARSADPGSYRPLEPDELYLGAEEWATLVADRPIHLVTPFAEPESSRVIDLEVESARDFAPERTQGVNIYDAVVEHVEALAKAGKRVILASYSNGSRERLAGLLKEHGLDTAEAVDDWQAALGAVSGGKSLGARRRRVALAVLPLDHGFTSGDVALLTEQDMLGDRLVRRQKRKKSADAFLAELATLSPGDLVVHSDHGIGRYEGLTSIPVAKAPHACVALSYSGGDKLYVPVENIDVLSRYGAESEGVTLDKLGGAAWQARKARMKERIREIAGELIKTAAERALRPGETVEPESGYNEFVDRFPYQETEDQERAIADVIEDLAAGKPMDRLVCGDVGFGKTEVALRAAFVAALGGLQVALICPTTLLARQHYRNFVDRFHGLPVNIGHLSRLVTSGEAKRTKEGLASGSIDIVVGTHALLSKGIEFKRLGLVIVDEEQRFGVTHKERLKALKTDVHMLTLTATPIPRTLQMAMSGLRELSVIQTPPVDRLAVRTYVAPWDEVVVREALLREHYRGGQSFLVTPRVKDLPDIEEYLRKQVPEISYVVAHGQMAPSEVEERMSAFYDKKFDVLISTTIVESGLDIPSANTLIVNRADRFGLAQLYQLRGRVGRSKTRAYAYLTTGDGRLTETAEKRLHILQNLDTLGAGFQIASHDLDIRGAGNLLGDEQSGHIKEVGFELYQSMLEEAILEAKAGGHAKARPTDFSPQINVDAAILIPDDYVPDLDLRMGLYRRINELENKAEIESFAAELIDRFGKLPAPTENLLTVMEIKLNCRKACVAKMDTGPRGALVAFHEDQFPDLAGLLAYVERLKDSARLRPDHRLVITRNWPEPSMRLNGALQLSRGLAKILA; this is encoded by the coding sequence ATGACCGATTTTCTCCGCATCGTGAAGGCCACCGAGCCGCTGACCCTCTCGCGCGCTCCGGCGGGTTTCCAGCCCTGGCTGGTCGCGGACCTGGCGCGTGCGGTCGCAGGGCGAAACGGACGCGCGGTGTTCGTGACATCCGACGACCAGGCGATGCAGTCGCTGGCCGATGCCGCCCGATATTTCGCGCCGGAGCTTTCGGTGCTGACCTTTCCGGGCTGGGACTGCCTGCCTTATGACCGGGCAAGCCCGACGCTGCGCGGCACGGCCGAGCGCCTCGCCACGCTGCACGCCCTTCAGTCGAAGCCGAAAGCTCCTTCGCTTGTCGTCACGACCGTGCAGGCGGCGACGCAGCGGGTCCTGACGCCGTTCCGCATTCGCCAGCTCGTCGCGAGGCTCGCGCCCGGCGAGCGGATCGATCTCGACCGCCTCACCACCTTGCTGCAGACGAACGGCTATGTCCGCACCGACACGGTGACCGACCCCGGCGAGTTCGCCGTACGCGGCGGCATCGTCGACCTCTTTCCGTCGGGCGAGCAGCATCCGCTCCGCCTCGACTTCTTCGGCGACGAGATCGAGAGCGTCCGCCAGTTCGACACCGCCGACCAGCGCACCATCGGCGCGATCGACGGCTTCACGCTGCTGCCCGCCGCCGAGGCCCTGCTGGACGAAGAGACGATCAAGCGCTTCCGTGGCCGCTACCGGGAGCGGTTCGGCGCCAACGCCACCGGCGATCCGCTCTACCAGGCCGTTTCCGACGGACGGCGGCTGGCGGGCATGGACCATTGGCTTCCTTTGTTCGAGGAGCGGCTGGCGACGCTCGCCGACCATCTGTCGGCCGAAGATCTCGTCCTGCGCGAGGCGGGCACCAACAAGGCCGCCGAAGCCCGCTTCGAGGCTATCGCCGACTATCATGCGAACCGCGTGCGGGCCCGCAGCGCGGACCCAGGCAGCTACAGGCCGCTCGAACCCGATGAACTTTATCTGGGCGCGGAGGAGTGGGCGACGCTGGTCGCCGACCGGCCCATCCATCTCGTCACACCCTTCGCCGAACCCGAATCCTCCCGCGTCATCGACCTGGAGGTCGAATCCGCGCGCGACTTCGCGCCGGAGCGGACACAGGGCGTCAACATCTACGACGCCGTCGTCGAGCATGTCGAAGCGCTCGCCAAGGCGGGCAAGCGTGTCATCCTCGCCAGCTATTCGAACGGCTCGCGCGAGCGTCTCGCCGGGCTGCTGAAGGAGCATGGTCTCGACACGGCGGAAGCCGTCGACGACTGGCAGGCCGCGCTCGGTGCGGTATCCGGCGGCAAGTCGCTCGGCGCTCGACGCCGCAGGGTCGCACTCGCCGTCCTTCCTCTCGATCATGGCTTTACCAGCGGCGACGTCGCCCTGCTCACCGAGCAGGACATGCTCGGCGACCGCCTCGTCCGCCGGCAGAAACGCAAGAAGTCGGCCGACGCCTTCCTTGCCGAACTGGCGACGCTCAGCCCGGGCGATCTGGTGGTCCACAGCGACCATGGCATCGGCCGCTACGAAGGGCTGACGTCGATCCCCGTCGCCAAGGCGCCACATGCCTGCGTTGCGCTGAGCTATTCGGGCGGAGACAAGCTCTACGTGCCGGTCGAGAATATCGACGTGCTCAGCCGCTACGGCGCGGAGAGCGAGGGCGTGACGCTCGACAAGCTGGGCGGCGCGGCCTGGCAGGCGCGCAAGGCCCGCATGAAGGAGCGCATCCGCGAGATCGCGGGCGAGCTCATCAAGACCGCCGCCGAACGCGCCCTGCGCCCGGGCGAGACGGTCGAGCCGGAAAGCGGCTATAACGAATTCGTCGACCGCTTCCCCTATCAGGAGACCGAGGACCAGGAACGCGCCATCGCCGACGTGATCGAGGATCTCGCGGCGGGCAAGCCGATGGACCGTCTCGTCTGCGGCGATGTCGGCTTCGGCAAGACCGAGGTGGCGCTGCGCGCCGCCTTCGTCGCGGCACTCGGCGGGTTGCAGGTCGCGCTGATCTGCCCGACCACGCTGCTCGCCCGCCAGCATTATCGCAATTTCGTCGATCGCTTCCACGGCCTGCCCGTCAACATCGGGCATCTTTCGCGCCTGGTCACCTCGGGCGAGGCGAAGCGGACCAAGGAGGGCCTTGCCAGCGGATCGATCGACATCGTCGTCGGCACCCATGCCCTGTTGTCCAAAGGGATCGAGTTCAAGCGGCTGGGCCTCGTCATCGTCGATGAAGAGCAGCGCTTCGGCGTCACCCACAAGGAACGGCTCAAGGCGCTCAAGACCGACGTCCACATGCTGACGCTCACGGCGACGCCGATCCCGCGCACCTTGCAGATGGCGATGTCGGGCCTGCGCGAGCTGAGCGTGATCCAGACGCCGCCGGTCGACCGCCTCGCCGTGCGGACCTATGTCGCGCCCTGGGACGAGGTCGTCGTCCGCGAGGCGCTGCTGCGCGAACATTATCGCGGCGGGCAGAGCTTCCTCGTGACGCCGCGCGTGAAGGACCTGCCCGATATCGAGGAGTATCTGCGCAAACAGGTGCCTGAGATCAGCTATGTCGTCGCCCATGGGCAGATGGCGCCGAGCGAAGTCGAGGAGCGCATGTCCGCCTTCTACGACAAGAAGTTCGACGTCCTCATATCGACCACGATCGTCGAAAGCGGCCTCGACATTCCCAGCGCGAACACGCTGATCGTCAATCGTGCCGACAGGTTCGGCCTGGCGCAGCTCTATCAGCTGCGCGGCCGCGTCGGCCGTTCGAAGACGCGTGCATATGCCTATCTGACGACTGGCGACGGCCGCCTGACCGAAACGGCCGAGAAGCGTCTGCACATCCTGCAGAATCTCGACACGCTGGGGGCGGGATTCCAGATCGCTAGCCACGATCTCGACATTCGCGGCGCGGGCAATCTGCTGGGCGACGAACAATCGGGCCACATCAAGGAAGTCGGCTTCGAACTCTATCAGTCGATGCTGGAGGAGGCGATCCTGGAGGCGAAGGCCGGCGGCCACGCCAAGGCACGGCCGACCGACTTCTCGCCGCAGATCAACGTCGACGCGGCGATCCTGATACCCGACGATTATGTCCCGGATCTGGATCTGCGGATGGGCCTCTATCGACGGATCAACGAGCTGGAGAACAAGGCGGAGATCGAGTCCTTCGCCGCCGAGCTGATCGATCGCTTCGGCAAGCTGCCCGCCCCCACCGAAAATCTGCTGACGGTCATGGAGATCAAGCTGAACTGCCGGAAGGCCTGCGTGGCGAAGATGGACACCGGGCCACGCGGGGCGCTGGTCGCCTTCCATGAGGACCAGTTCCCGGATCTCGCCGGCCTGCTGGCCTATGTCGAGCGGCTGAAGGACAGTGCGCGGCTGCGGCCCGACCACCGCCTGGTGATCACCCGCAACTGGCCCGAGCCGTCGATGCGGCTCAACGGCGCGTTGCAGCTTTCACGGGGTCTGGCGAAGATCCTCGCCTGA
- a CDS encoding succinate dehydrogenase assembly factor 2, translated as MNQEDRLKRLRFRAWHRGTREADYMIGCFFDRFHAEWSGAELDWFEGLLGQEDADILGWIMRTIDVPDQWQGPLMERMQRVDYVEVPH; from the coding sequence ATGAACCAGGAAGACCGTCTGAAGCGCCTCCGTTTCCGTGCCTGGCACCGCGGCACGCGCGAGGCCGACTATATGATCGGTTGCTTCTTCGATCGCTTCCACGCCGAATGGTCGGGCGCCGAGCTCGACTGGTTCGAAGGGCTGCTCGGGCAGGAGGATGCCGACATCCTTGGCTGGATCATGCGCACGATCGACGTGCCCGACCAATGGCAAGGCCCGCTGATGGAGCGGATGCAGCGCGTCGACTATGTCGAAGTGCCGCACTGA
- the recG gene encoding ATP-dependent DNA helicase RecG, producing the protein MRPEILNPLFAEVETLKGVGPALAKPLRKLALDRAIDLLFHLPTGAIERKRVDELDAQDAGRVITVEVVPTSYRASAGRGPFRVGVTDPVGNVLNLVYFGGNPGWAKKLLPIGEKRTVSGKLELYGQDMQMIHPDHVLPPEEAVDLPLREPVYPLSEGLTSRRLGQLVDQALARAPSLSEWIEPGLLAARGWPAWREALLRVHADPQDEMARQRLAYDELFANQLALMLVRASSRRRRGMPLRGDGRLRDMLKLPYTPTGAQSRSIAEIEGDLVQATPMTRLLQGDVGAGKTLVATMALLVAVEAGAQGAMLAPTEILARQHYETLRRTLAGLPVNVAILTGREKGKAREATLMGLADGSIDILVGTHAIFQEKVGYRNLGLAVVDEQHRFGVAQRMMLQSKAERPPHLLVMTATPIPRTLTLSHYGEMDVSRLDEMPPGRQPIETRVISGERLDEIVQALGRHMAKGGQAYWVCPLVEESEQSDLAAAESRAESLRQLFGDRVGVVHGRMKGPEKDAVMADFSAGRLGVLVATTVIEVGVDVPNATLMIIEGADRFGLAQLHQLRGRVGRGDQHSICLLLRGNALSETARARLALMRETNDGFRIAEEDLRLRGAGEILGTRQSGEAAFRLAGPERTAALIETATQDARLLVDRDGGLDGERGQAARTALYLFERDAAVGLLRAG; encoded by the coding sequence ATGCGACCCGAAATCCTCAACCCTCTCTTCGCAGAAGTCGAAACGCTCAAGGGCGTCGGCCCGGCGCTTGCCAAGCCGCTGCGCAAGCTGGCGCTGGACCGCGCCATCGACCTGCTGTTCCATCTGCCGACGGGCGCGATCGAACGGAAGCGGGTCGACGAGCTCGACGCGCAGGATGCGGGCAGGGTGATCACGGTCGAGGTCGTTCCGACGAGCTACAGGGCTTCGGCGGGGCGCGGGCCCTTTCGTGTAGGCGTCACCGATCCGGTGGGGAACGTGCTCAACCTCGTCTATTTCGGGGGCAATCCCGGCTGGGCGAAGAAGTTGCTGCCGATCGGCGAGAAGCGGACGGTCTCGGGCAAGCTCGAATTGTACGGGCAGGACATGCAGATGATCCATCCCGACCATGTCCTGCCGCCCGAAGAGGCTGTCGACCTGCCCCTAAGGGAGCCGGTCTATCCGCTGTCCGAAGGGCTGACATCGCGGCGACTGGGCCAACTGGTCGATCAGGCGCTGGCGCGCGCGCCGTCGCTGTCCGAATGGATCGAGCCGGGCTTGCTTGCGGCGCGCGGCTGGCCTGCGTGGCGCGAGGCGCTGCTGCGCGTCCATGCCGATCCGCAGGACGAGATGGCACGACAGCGGCTCGCCTATGACGAACTGTTCGCGAACCAGCTGGCGCTGATGCTCGTGCGCGCCTCGTCGCGGCGGCGGCGGGGCATGCCGTTGCGCGGCGACGGGCGCCTGCGCGACATGCTCAAGCTGCCTTACACGCCTACCGGCGCGCAGAGCCGATCCATCGCGGAGATCGAGGGCGATCTGGTCCAGGCGACGCCGATGACGCGCCTGCTCCAGGGCGACGTCGGGGCGGGCAAGACGCTGGTTGCCACGATGGCGCTGCTGGTCGCGGTCGAGGCCGGGGCGCAGGGCGCGATGCTCGCCCCGACCGAAATCCTTGCACGGCAGCATTATGAGACGCTGCGCCGGACGCTGGCCGGCCTGCCGGTCAATGTCGCGATCCTGACCGGGCGCGAGAAGGGCAAGGCACGCGAAGCGACGCTTATGGGTCTGGCCGATGGCTCGATCGACATACTCGTCGGCACGCATGCGATCTTTCAGGAGAAGGTCGGCTATCGCAATCTCGGACTCGCCGTGGTCGACGAGCAGCACCGCTTCGGCGTCGCGCAGCGGATGATGCTGCAGTCCAAGGCCGAGCGGCCACCGCACCTGCTGGTGATGACCGCAACCCCGATCCCGCGCACGCTGACGCTCAGCCATTATGGCGAGATGGACGTCAGCAGGCTCGACGAGATGCCGCCGGGCCGCCAGCCGATCGAGACGCGGGTCATCTCGGGCGAGCGGCTCGACGAGATCGTCCAGGCGCTGGGCCGGCACATGGCCAAGGGCGGGCAGGCCTATTGGGTCTGTCCGTTGGTCGAGGAGAGCGAGCAGTCCGATCTTGCCGCCGCCGAGAGCCGTGCCGAAAGCCTGCGCCAGCTGTTCGGCGATCGGGTCGGCGTGGTCCATGGCCGCATGAAGGGGCCAGAAAAGGACGCCGTGATGGCCGACTTTTCGGCTGGGCGGCTGGGGGTACTCGTCGCCACTACGGTTATCGAGGTCGGCGTCGACGTGCCCAATGCGACGCTGATGATCATCGAAGGCGCGGACCGCTTCGGCCTTGCCCAGCTGCACCAGTTGCGCGGGCGGGTCGGACGCGGCGACCAGCATTCAATTTGTCTGCTGCTTCGCGGCAATGCCCTGTCGGAAACCGCGCGCGCCCGCCTGGCGCTGATGCGCGAGACCAATGACGGTTTCCGCATCGCCGAGGAAGATCTGCGGCTGCGCGGAGCGGGTGAGATATTGGGTACGCGCCAGTCCGGTGAGGCTGCGTTCCGCCTCGCGGGCCCCGAGCGGACGGCGGCGCTGATCGAGACGGCGACGCAGGATGCGCGCCTGCTGGTCGATCGCGACGGTGGGCTCGACGGGGAGCGGGGGCAGGCGGCGCGAACGGCGCTTTATCTTTTCGAACGGGATGCGGCCGTCGGGCTTCTGCGGGCCGGTTGA
- a CDS encoding PilZ domain-containing protein: MNHIAQKLPTGVGEDDDAKYAEQRRAPRDEVALPTRMFTQDNRASDVLLVNISMLGFMVREYGQTPKDSIVRLALPRLGQVSARVVWSLGGRVGAEFIRPIDEYAYMAMLNAARAKRQRWPMG; encoded by the coding sequence ATGAACCACATCGCGCAGAAGCTTCCGACCGGCGTCGGCGAAGATGACGACGCCAAATATGCCGAGCAGCGTCGCGCGCCCCGCGACGAGGTCGCCTTGCCGACGCGCATGTTCACCCAGGACAACCGCGCAAGCGACGTGCTGCTCGTCAACATCTCGATGCTCGGCTTCATGGTTCGCGAATATGGACAGACCCCCAAGGACTCGATCGTGCGGCTGGCACTGCCACGACTGGGTCAGGTGTCGGCACGGGTGGTCTGGTCGCTGGGAGGACGCGTCGGCGCGGAGTTCATCCGTCCGATCGACGAATATGCCTATATGGCCATGCTCAATGCCGCGCGGGCGAAGCGGCAGCGCTGGCCGATGGGCTGA
- the tyrS gene encoding tyrosine--tRNA ligase, whose translation MTEYRSDLLRLLDERGYIHQITDAQGLDSLAAGGIVPGYIGFDPTAPSLHVGSLVQIMLLRRMQQSGHKPIVLMGGGTGKIGDPSFKDEARKLLTTDLIAQNVASIKRIFERFLTFGDGPTDAVMVDNADWLDKLEYIPFLRDVGQHFSINRMLSFDSVKLRLDREQSLSFLEFNYMILQAYDFMELARRRSCRLQMGGSDQWGNIVNGIELSRRMLGQEVYGVTTPLITTADGGKMGKTMSGAVWLNEDALPAYDYWQFWRNTHDKDVGRFLRLFTDLPLDEIARLEALEGQEINQAKIVLANEATTMCRGAEAAAAAAETARKTFEEGQAGGDLPTLSVPDGSIAIVDALVGLGLVASKGEARRLIKGGGARVDGEKVSDEAAMVTIGEAGVKLSAGKKAHGVLTR comes from the coding sequence ATGACCGAATATCGTTCCGACCTTCTGCGCCTGCTCGACGAGCGGGGATATATCCACCAGATCACGGACGCGCAGGGGCTCGACAGCCTCGCCGCCGGGGGGATCGTGCCCGGCTATATCGGCTTCGATCCGACAGCGCCGTCGCTCCACGTCGGCAGCCTGGTCCAGATCATGCTGCTCCGGCGGATGCAGCAGAGCGGGCACAAGCCGATCGTCCTGATGGGCGGCGGCACCGGCAAGATCGGCGATCCGAGCTTCAAGGACGAGGCGCGCAAGCTGCTGACGACCGATCTGATCGCGCAGAACGTCGCATCGATCAAACGCATCTTCGAGCGCTTCCTGACCTTCGGCGACGGCCCGACCGACGCTGTGATGGTCGACAATGCCGATTGGCTCGACAAGCTCGAGTACATCCCGTTCCTGCGCGACGTGGGTCAGCATTTCTCGATCAACCGGATGCTGAGCTTCGACTCGGTGAAACTGCGCCTCGACCGCGAGCAGTCGCTGAGCTTCCTCGAGTTCAATTACATGATCCTGCAGGCCTACGACTTCATGGAGCTGGCTCGCCGACGGAGCTGCCGGCTGCAGATGGGTGGATCGGACCAGTGGGGCAATATCGTCAACGGCATCGAGCTGTCGCGCCGCATGCTGGGCCAGGAAGTCTATGGCGTGACCACCCCGCTCATAACCACCGCCGATGGCGGCAAGATGGGCAAGACCATGTCGGGCGCGGTCTGGCTCAACGAGGACGCCCTGCCGGCTTATGATTACTGGCAGTTCTGGCGCAACACGCACGACAAGGATGTCGGCCGCTTCCTTCGCCTGTTCACCGATCTGCCGCTCGACGAGATCGCCCGGCTCGAAGCGCTCGAAGGGCAGGAGATCAACCAGGCGAAGATCGTCCTCGCCAATGAGGCGACGACGATGTGCCGTGGCGCGGAAGCCGCCGCGGCTGCTGCCGAGACCGCGCGCAAGACCTTTGAGGAGGGACAGGCCGGTGGCGATCTGCCGACGCTTTCGGTCCCGGACGGCAGCATCGCGATCGTCGATGCCCTCGTCGGCTTGGGGCTCGTCGCGTCGAAGGGTGAGGCGCGGCGCCTGATCAAGGGCGGCGGCGCGCGGGTCGACGGCGAGAAGGTGTCGGACGAGGCCGCTATGGTCACCATCGGTGAAGCGGGCGTGAAACTGTCCGCCGGCAAGAAGGCCCATGGCGTCCTGACGCGCTGA
- a CDS encoding anhydro-N-acetylmuramic acid kinase — MLAIGLMSGTSLDGIDAALIETDGVGHIRPVAFHALPYPPYIREQLREAAALAMSFDAPRANAAIEAAEEMLTRRHVDVVRQLLDVAGVSSEDVDVIGFHGQTIAHRPDRGWTWQIGDGAAMAQSLGIRVVNDLRSADVAAGGQGAPLLPVYHRALTSGMDGPVAVLNLGGVGNITWLGEGADDLIAFDTGPANGLIDDWMLAETGSPFDAHGAFAARGTVDRTVLDTMLDNGWFDAPPPKSLDRADFTIQPARGLSAADGAATLTAFTAETVALSLRHLPQRPLRLIVAGGGRHNPTLMQMIGTATGIVPEPIDALGWNGDATEAEGFAYMAVRALRGEPISFPGTTGVPQPMTGGVLHLP, encoded by the coding sequence ATGCTGGCCATAGGGCTGATGTCGGGCACCTCGCTCGACGGTATCGACGCCGCGCTGATCGAGACCGATGGCGTGGGCCATATCCGCCCTGTCGCCTTCCACGCGCTCCCTTATCCGCCGTATATCCGGGAACAACTTCGCGAGGCGGCGGCGCTCGCGATGAGTTTCGACGCGCCGCGTGCCAATGCTGCGATAGAAGCCGCAGAGGAGATGCTGACGCGCCGCCATGTCGATGTGGTGCGTCAGCTGCTCGACGTTGCGGGGGTCTCGTCCGAAGATGTCGACGTCATCGGTTTTCACGGCCAGACGATCGCGCACAGGCCCGATCGCGGCTGGACCTGGCAGATCGGCGATGGCGCAGCCATGGCGCAGTCGCTGGGCATTCGCGTGGTCAACGACCTGCGCTCCGCCGATGTTGCAGCGGGCGGGCAGGGCGCGCCGCTGCTGCCGGTCTATCATCGGGCGCTGACCAGTGGGATGGACGGGCCGGTTGCGGTCCTAAACCTCGGGGGGGTGGGCAACATCACCTGGCTCGGCGAGGGGGCCGACGATCTTATCGCGTTCGATACGGGTCCGGCCAACGGCCTGATCGACGACTGGATGCTGGCGGAGACGGGATCGCCGTTCGATGCGCATGGCGCCTTTGCGGCACGGGGCACGGTCGACCGGACCGTGCTCGACACGATGCTCGACAATGGCTGGTTCGATGCGCCGCCGCCCAAGTCGCTCGACCGGGCCGATTTCACGATCCAGCCCGCGCGCGGGCTGTCGGCCGCCGATGGCGCCGCGACGCTCACCGCCTTTACCGCAGAGACCGTCGCCCTGTCGCTGCGCCATCTGCCGCAGCGCCCGCTGCGCCTGATCGTGGCGGGTGGCGGACGCCACAATCCGACGCTGATGCAGATGATCGGCACCGCCACGGGCATCGTTCCCGAGCCGATCGACGCGCTCGGCTGGAATGGCGATGCCACCGAGGCCGAGGGTTTCGCTTACATGGCGGTACGCGCTCTGCGGGGCGAGCCGATCAGCTTTCCGGGAACGACCGGTGTCCCGCAGCCTATGACCGGCGGAGTGCTCCACCTGCCCTGA
- a CDS encoding SLC13 family permease — MTSPQWLSIGTLAAMMILFIWGRFRYDVTAILALLAALAVGIVKPEDAFSGFSDDIVIIVGSALVLSAAMQRSGLIERALGFVSRYVKRVRSQLVVLTATVGVASALVKNVGALAMLMPAAFQMAKKNDTSPSVFLMPMAFASLLGGLMTLVGTSPNIIVSRVREEMTGKPFGMFDYLPTGLGLLVVGLIFLRFGYGLLPRERRATATLGEALDISDYVTEVTITEGSPAIGETVREFVTRHEREINVTGLLRAGVRTVPSLGLTLYEDDTLILAGEPDALERVIARDDLTLEGQQRQPPEGSEGDEIGVIEGVIGASSVLEGQTAGRMRLQQRYGVNLIALSRSGERLTRELGQTRLNPGDVVVLQGPLSLLPDRLRDLGILPLAERTMRLGNKGRSWLPLIILAIAMAATATGLVPVAVAFFAAAGLVMATGALPPREAYQAVEWPILVMLGALIPVSDSLRTTGASDVIATGLAQVGAALPAWGAVAMILVVAMAVTPFLNNAATVLVMAPIAAVFAHDLGYRPEAFLIATAVGAGCDFLTPIGHQCNTLVLGPGGYKFSDYARLGAPLSLLVILVGTPLILWTWPL, encoded by the coding sequence ATGACGTCACCACAGTGGCTATCGATCGGCACGCTCGCAGCGATGATGATCCTCTTCATCTGGGGACGCTTCCGTTACGACGTCACCGCGATCCTCGCCCTGCTGGCCGCACTCGCGGTCGGCATCGTCAAGCCCGAGGATGCGTTCAGCGGCTTTTCCGACGACATCGTCATCATCGTCGGATCGGCGCTGGTCCTGTCGGCGGCGATGCAGCGCTCCGGGCTGATCGAACGGGCGCTCGGCTTCGTCTCGCGCTATGTGAAGCGCGTCCGATCGCAACTGGTCGTGCTCACCGCGACGGTCGGCGTCGCATCGGCGCTGGTCAAGAATGTCGGCGCACTCGCCATGCTGATGCCCGCCGCCTTCCAGATGGCGAAGAAGAACGACACGAGCCCCTCGGTCTTCCTGATGCCCATGGCCTTCGCATCGCTCCTGGGCGGGCTGATGACGCTGGTCGGCACCTCGCCGAACATCATCGTTAGCCGGGTGCGCGAGGAGATGACCGGCAAGCCCTTCGGCATGTTCGACTATCTGCCGACCGGGCTGGGTCTCCTCGTGGTAGGACTGATCTTCCTGCGCTTCGGCTATGGCTTGCTTCCCCGCGAGCGGCGCGCCACCGCGACGCTGGGGGAAGCGCTCGACATCTCCGACTATGTGACCGAAGTGACGATCACCGAGGGCTCTCCTGCCATCGGCGAGACGGTGCGCGAGTTCGTCACCCGCCATGAACGCGAGATCAACGTGACGGGCCTCCTGCGCGCGGGAGTGAGGACGGTGCCTTCGCTCGGCCTCACTCTCTATGAGGACGACACGCTGATCCTCGCCGGCGAGCCGGATGCCCTCGAACGCGTCATCGCGCGCGACGACCTGACACTGGAAGGGCAACAGCGCCAGCCACCCGAAGGCAGCGAAGGCGACGAGATCGGCGTGATCGAAGGCGTGATTGGCGCGAGCTCGGTCCTCGAAGGGCAGACGGCCGGCCGGATGCGGCTGCAGCAGCGCTACGGCGTCAACCTGATCGCCCTGTCGCGATCGGGCGAGCGGCTGACGCGCGAACTGGGGCAGACGCGGCTCAACCCCGGCGACGTCGTCGTCCTGCAGGGCCCCCTCTCGCTTCTCCCGGACCGTCTTCGCGACCTGGGAATATTGCCATTGGCGGAGCGCACGATGCGCCTCGGCAACAAGGGCCGCAGCTGGCTGCCGCTGATCATCCTCGCCATTGCCATGGCGGCGACTGCGACCGGACTGGTGCCCGTGGCGGTTGCCTTCTTCGCGGCGGCAGGCCTGGTGATGGCAACCGGCGCCCTGCCCCCTCGGGAGGCCTATCAGGCCGTCGAGTGGCCCATATTGGTCATGCTCGGCGCGCTCATCCCGGTCAGCGATTCGCTGCGGACGACCGGCGCGTCGGACGTCATCGCGACAGGTCTCGCGCAGGTCGGGGCCGCCCTGCCCGCCTGGGGTGCGGTGGCGATGATCCTGGTCGTCGCGATGGCGGTCACGCCGTTTCTCAACAATGCTGCGACGGTGCTCGTCATGGCCCCGATCGCGGCGGTGTTCGCCCATGATCTCGGCTATCGACCCGAGGCATTCCTGATTGCGACGGCGGTCGGCGCAGGGTGCGACTTCCTCACGCCGATCGGCCATCAGTGCAACACGCTGGTTCTCGGGCCGGGCGGCTATAAGTTCAGCGACTATGCGCGGCTCGGGGCGCCGCTGTCGCTGCTGGTGATCCTCGTCGGAACGCCGCTGATCCTGTGGACCTGGCCGTTGTGA